The nucleotide window TTATGTAAGACCACCTAAGCTAGTGGTTTGTGTCCTTAATCGGTGGATTGTCGTGTGCTACTGGAACATCTTGAAGGGTGGCAAATCTATATAATCAACCCTTTGGACATCTAACCTCGGCGGCAAAGAAAACTAAAAAGTAAAAAATTAGTTACCCGCTCTTGCTAAAGTAAGCCATTCGAACCTTTTGGGAAGCGGATTTCCccatttcaataatggatctTTTTCATTGGCGGAGAGACAAATAGCGCTTAATGCCCTCTCGGTGTTTCGGAATTCGCATTTCCCCTGCTAGCCAATGTCGGTTGTGCAATCTGATATATAACGGATCGGTCGACTAGGATGCTTCTTGTGTTTTTACCTCTATTTCCTCCTAAAGTCTAGATGAAGTGCTCGAGCAACTTTACAATTTGTACAGAGACAGTTATTAAACAATGAACGGTTTACTCCTAAGAAGAAACGTATTTAATAGATTAACAATTGGCGTCAGGGGGCTCGCTTCCACTACCCAGGCCACACAACCTAGAATGAAGACTTTCAAGGTTTATAGATGGAATCCTGATCAACCAACTGAAAAACCACATTTGCAATCTTTCCAAGTGGATTTAAATAGTTGTGGCCCCATGGTCTTGGATGCTCTTTTAAAGATTAAGAATGAACAAGATTCCACTTTGACCTTTAGAAGATCATGTAGAGAAGGTATTTGTGGGTCATGTGCTATGAATATTGGTGGTAGAAATACATTGGCTTGTCTTTGTAAGATTGATCAAAATGAATCcaaacaattgaaaatctATCCATTACCTCACATGTACGTTGTTAAAGATTTAGTCCCTGATTTGACCAATTTCTACCAACAGTACAAATCCATTCAACcttatcttcaaagatcTTCTTATCCTGAAGATGGGAAGGAAGTCTTACAATCTATCGAAGATCGtaagaaattgaatggGTTATATGAATGTATCTTATGTGCTTGTTGCTCCACTTCGTGTCCTTCATATTGGTGGAaccaagaagaatatttggGTCCTGCTGTCCTAATGCAAGCATACCGTTGGTTGATAGATTCAAGAGATCAAGCTACTAAGGCAAGAAAGACAATGTTGGAAAATTCAATGTCCCTTTATAGATGTCATACCATTATGAATTGTACAAAGACTTGTCCAAAGGGTTTGAATCCAGGTTTTGCCATTGCTAAGATTAAGAAGAGCTTGGCTATGATGTGATCTTTCTCCAACTACCGGAACCTATTAACCAACtcatatttatttatcCCTCTTTTTAATGAGGGAACATgtgtttatttatttttatacCCCCCTTTACTTTAGGAGGGTATagattatatatttatttatcgatttatttatttacataAAAAGTTTTTTAAAAGACTTATTAGATTTATGATAATGCTTTCCCTGTATTCTGTATTTTCTGACACTGTTTCTCTCAACTATGtgttgttttgttttttggGGTTAGCAACGTCGCGCTACTTCTGActttctttgaatgaaaatCTAGCTTTAACGTTAACGTTAACCCACATTCAAAAATGAAGCACAAACAAAAAAAGTAAGTCAATTCCTATCAGCAATCAACCAACAATCATGTCCAATGGGAAGGGTTCGTTTGTTACCATCAGGGGTCAAATAATCTCTCTAGAATCAAAAACAGAATCGCTCTTATCTCGTTATTCAACATTTGCACAAACAACCAGCTCACAAGCAtcacaagaagaaaaatctCTGGATACTCAGATTGAACAAAAACTATTCAAGAGGCAAGAAATAGTGGATTCTCTAAATGGCATAATCGAATccaatccaaatatttcatcttcaaaattatctCAATTGCAACGTCATAAGGAGGTATTACAAGATCATTGGAAGAACTTCCGTAATATTAGATCTTCCATTCAACAAGAACGCAATAGATTGAACTTATTGTTCAGTGTTAAGAACGATATTGCCCAACATAGTAACAATAATTTGacaaatgaagatgaaaacgAATACATTCAAAATGAATCAAGAAGGATTGATCAGTCACATAATATGATGGATAGACTGATTATGCAGGCAGTAGAAACGAGGGAGAGTTTTATGAACCAATCACATTTGTTGCATAATGCAAATAATAGAATCTTACAAACTTTACAAAGAGTCCCAGGTTTAAACCAAGTGATCTCGAAGATTAAcacaagaagaaagaaaaatgctGTTATATTGGCTACTGTGACAACTCTATGTATACTATTCCTATTCTTTACTTGGTAATTGTGTATTGTACATACGTTTAGAGACAAATAATTATCATTTCCCAACCCTCAATTTATGAAAGATGTCGTATAGTatacaaaaaaattaattcaatcCATGCTTTTCCTCATCAGAGTAACCCAAGGGAGCCCATAGGTAAGATGACTTTAAATATGGAACTACTCTAATAATTGTTTGggtaatttattaatttttaatatcttttttaaatatttcaaaatttcattctcagttataaataataaaatacaaaataaacaattattaaattctcATTATTTTAACTTAGTCCACAGCCTTCTGTCCAAAAACATTAAATAAACTTTATTAGTTGGTACTTCACTTCTAGCTAGAGAGTGAAGTTTGTTTTTGAGTCGAGAGAAAAccttcttgaaaatttgaattattttcttggatTCCTTCGCCATTTGGGTTAGTAACTTCTGCGtattcaacaattgaaccaattttcttcttttctctttttttcAACTGGATGATCctaaattttgaaaatactTGACAATATGTTTTGAATGGCCAATTGACTGGTGATTCTTGCccttggaaaataaataaatcataTATCAAACTCCCCGTCACTGCCCCAAGAATGGGAGCCACCAGTGGAAcccaaaaaaaataattatggTCATTCCATAGTAGGGCTTTGTTGAATCCTAAAACATGGAGGGTTAATCTTGGTCCTAAGTCCCGAGCTAGATTCATGGCCGTCCCCGTTTGATAGCCCATCGAACTCATTATTCCAAAGATTAGAAGGAAAAGCCACATTGGAAACAAATCGGTGGAGGCCTTATTATATTGATTTGTCATCGAAAATATTCCAAGTTGTAGTATGGCACCACTTATAAATTCAGAGATAAATTGTCTTCGGATAGATAAAAATGGTCTGGGAAACACACAAAACATTGAAGcaacaatttcattatcctTCCAATCAACATAAGCAAACTCTATAACTGGTTGATAATACATGAAAATGACTAACGCTCCTGTAAAGGCGCCCAATAGTTGAGCAAAAATATAACCTGGAACTTTTTTCAAAGGAAACTTTCTAAATATTGTACTGCAAATTGTTATCGACGGGTTCATATGAGCTCCTGAAATGGATGCTCCCCCTGCTGCAAAATACCCAAGAACAACTGCGGAAGCCCAACCTAGAGCAATATTGACATATGTTCCATTAGGAGTTCTTAAATTGACCGACCCCAAGGTTTCAATCATTGATGGCAGTGCCATATAGTCTTCACCTGTCTTATTGCTAGCAGGATTTATGGCTTTTTTAAACAGCTGCTCTTCAATTTTACTAGAAGCTAGAACTTGACAGACGACCCCACTTCCAAACATTATCATAACCATTGTACCTAAAAATTCTGCTAATATCTCctttaaatataaattcCTAAAACGACACCAAAAATTACCTTGGTTTgccaaatttaaaacagCAGCatcttgatcttcttcttttattgGATGAGTATTTTGTATCGAAAGTGTGTTTGGATCGCTACTAATCAAGTATTCATCTGAAAACATGCTTGTAGTTTGAcaatttgataaaagaGAAGCAcctaatattttaaaatccTGTTTGGAATCATATTTATCCAACTCCACCGACTGCATTTCTAGATCGtaattttcattttttacAGTAAATTCTTTACAATCAGGCATTGTCCATTGATTATTATCAGTTTCTTTTGGAATATCCATTGTCAACTTGGAAGCTTCCCAAATAATTGCAAACGATCGAGGAGTGATAACAATACTCTACACATTGGTAAAATGGGAGAAGCCTTTTTTTACCTACTCGttcaatggaaaaaaaGGCAATGCATGAGCATTGATAGGCTTTAGCTGAAATTTCAGTGGAAAGTGTCAGATGCTTCGGAGTTTTAGGGGACCTTTCAATTACTGAACCGGGAACCTAACAGAATGACCATTTACCTTTTTTGAATACGGGGTTTTCttagaaataaaaagtACCCGTCTCAGACATCGCTTGTTTTTCGCCCCGTGGACATAGCGGAGAGTTTGCTCCGCCGTGAACTGGAGGTTATAGATCACCTTTTCCCCCCATACCTTTTCACCTTTCtcatctgaagaaaaaggtTGCAAAATTCAGATATATAAGGACACACCATCTCCCCATTCTCTCTCATTAACAATCTTTCTATGATTCCATGTCCCATTGGCTTTCTTTTGCTAGAACAACCTCCCTACTATTTCGATCAAAGCCAATAAGAATAAACTTTACCAAATCTAAAAACAATCGTCTATTAATGACTCTATCCAAAGGAACTCAAGAAAAAATTCGCACCGCCTCCAATGATGGGGACTATATTCCGTTAATTGCCTCTATTGATGTGGGGACTACCTCGTCGAGAGCCATTCTTTTCAACAAGATGGGCCAAGAGATTGAAAAGCATCAGATAGAATATTCAACTTCGGCATCGAAGGGTAAGTATTCAGTGCTAGGTAAGAGAAGATTTTCAGATGAAAGTAATGAAACAACGGAAGTACCATCAAATAAACCTTCCACCATCTTTTCTGCTGAAGGTGTTACCATTAGACAAACTCCAAATCTGGAAATTGAAGACTTATTACTCAATCAATCAGCGTCCACCACTGCCGCTCACCTCTCGATGTCTGGCCCTACTTTGGAATTTCCCAAGCCGGGTTGGATTCAGTGTAATCCTATGGCATTATTGGCTAACGTAGTTCAGTGTCTAGGTTCCACTTTAGTATCACTATCTGACTTGAATAAGGATCGTATCAAGAAATCATTCCCTCCTTACAAAATAGGTTGCATCGGAATTACCAACATGAGAGAAACAACCTTAGTCTGGTCAAAATCTACCGGGCTaccaattattaattatggTATTGTATGGAATGATACTAGAAATTTACCTTTAATAAGAACACTACAGGAAACTGTTTCCAATGAAACTGCAAAGAAGATAACTAAAAAGACTGGTCttccattattttccacttATTTTTCCTGCTCAAAACTGAAGTGGCTATTGGAAAACGAACCACTTGTACAAAAGGCTTATCAAGAGAAAGACTTGATGTTTGGTACTGTTGATACATGGTTACTCTATAACCTGACAGTTGAAAAGGCCTTTGTTTCCGATATTACAAATGCATCAAGAACTGGGTTTATGGATTTGAATTCCTTGGACTACGATGATGAACTATTATCCTTTTGGAGGATTGATCCAAAACTTGTTCATTTACCCAAAATTGTTTCATGTTCCGAATATTATGGACAATTAACTATCCCAGAATTTACCAAAAATTTGTTGTCAACTGAGATTTGggaagaattgaatagATTTAAGAATTCCAGGGTTCCAATCCAAGGCTGCATCGGTGATCAAAGCGCATCATTAGTGGGACAGTTGGCATTTAAGACAGGCTCTGCCAAATGTACATATGGTACTGGCTGTTTCCTATTATATAATACTGGTACCGAAAAAATGATCTCTGAACATGGGGCTCTAACAACACCAGCATATTGGTTCCCAAATTCCACGGAACAACCTGAACCTCATTTTGCATTAGAGGGTTCCATTGCAGTTGGTGGGTCTGTAGTTCAGTGGTTACGTGATAATTTAAGATTAATTCCTAAATCGGAACATATTGGTCCCTTAGCATCCAGAGTTCGTGATTCAGGCGGTGTTGTATTTGTCCCTGCATTTAATGGATTATTTGCTCCATATTGGGATCCTGATACAAGGGCTACAATCATGGGTATCTCTCAATCTACCACTGCATCCCATATTGCTAGAGCTGCCATTGAAGGTGTTTGTTTCCAAGTTCGAGCCATATTGAAGGCCATGGGGTCTGATGAAGTATATGGGGATTCAGCCTACgagaagaagaacttgGCAACTTTGGCAGTTGATGGAGGAATGTCCAAATCAAATGAAGTGATGCAAATTCAGGCTGATATTTTAGGTCCTTGCATTAAACTAAGAAGGTCACCCATTGTTGAATGTACTGCACTAGGTGCTGCTATTGCTGCAAATATGGCATATAAGAAGGAAGCCGAAAGAATCCTATGgaaagatttgaatgaCGTTAAGAAATGGATTATGTATAATGGATACGACAAAGATGAAGGTATGCCTACAATAATGCATGACAATTTAGCAGTCTTTAAAAGCAGTATTGATGATGCGGAAAGAAGGAAGCATTGGAAATTATGGCAAGTCGCTGTAAAGAGATCCAGAGGATGGTTAACAGACGTTGATGGGGAACACGAGGACGTCCTAGAACCATAACTTTAATTCTTGTTACACGtttgataatattctttggcacatttatttttttaacCTAAACGTTTGTAATATctaatatatattttttaataatgaataatgacTGACCTGCCGTTTCATGACTAGTTGACTAgttcaaaatatcaa belongs to Naumovozyma castellii chromosome 3, complete genome and includes:
- the NCAS0C05870 gene encoding succinate dehydrogenase iron-sulfur subunit (ancestral locus Anc_4.13), which produces MNGLLLRRNVFNRLTIGVRGLASTTQATQPRMKTFKVYRWNPDQPTEKPHLQSFQVDLNSCGPMVLDALLKIKNEQDSTLTFRRSCREGICGSCAMNIGGRNTLACLCKIDQNESKQLKIYPLPHMYVVKDLVPDLTNFYQQYKSIQPYLQRSSYPEDGKEVLQSIEDRKKLNGLYECILCACCSTSCPSYWWNQEEYLGPAVLMQAYRWLIDSRDQATKARKTMLENSMSLYRCHTIMNCTKTCPKGLNPGFAIAKIKKSLAMM
- the GOS1 gene encoding Gos1p (ancestral locus Anc_4.11), with protein sequence MSNGKGSFVTIRGQIISLESKTESLLSRYSTFAQTTSSQASQEEKSLDTQIEQKLFKRQEIVDSLNGIIESNPNISSSKLSQLQRHKEVLQDHWKNFRNIRSSIQQERNRLNLLFSVKNDIAQHSNNNLTNEDENEYIQNESRRIDQSHNMMDRLIMQAVETRESFMNQSHLLHNANNRILQTLQRVPGLNQVISKINTRRKKNAVILATVTTLCILFLFFTW
- the NCAS0C05890 gene encoding MIP/aquaporin family protein (ancestral locus Anc_4.10), yielding MDIPKETDNNQWTMPDCKEFTVKNENYDLEMQSVELDKYDSKQDFKILGASLLSNCQTTSMFSDEYLISSDPNTLSIQNTHPIKEEDQDAAVLNLANQGNFWCRFRNLYLKEILAEFLGTMVMIMFGSGVVCQVLASSKIEEQLFKKAINPASNKTGEDYMALPSMIETLGSVNLRTPNGTYVNIALGWASAVVLGYFAAGGASISGAHMNPSITICSTIFRKFPLKKVPGYIFAQLLGAFTGALVIFMYYQPVIEFAYVDWKDNEIVASMFCVFPRPFLSIRRQFISEFISGAILQLGIFSMTNQYNKASTDLFPMWLFLLIFGIMSSMGYQTGTAMNLARDLGPRLTLHVLGFNKALLWNDHNYFFWVPLVAPILGAVTGSLIYDLFIFQGQESPVNWPFKTYCQVFSKFRIIQLKKREKKKIGSIVEYAEVTNPNGEGIQENNSNFQEGFLSTQKQTSLSS
- the GUT1 gene encoding glycerol kinase (ancestral locus Anc_4.9); translation: MSHWLSFARTTSLLFRSKPIRINFTKSKNNRLLMTLSKGTQEKIRTASNDGDYIPLIASIDVGTTSSRAILFNKMGQEIEKHQIEYSTSASKGKYSVLGKRRFSDESNETTEVPSNKPSTIFSAEGVTIRQTPNLEIEDLLLNQSASTTAAHLSMSGPTLEFPKPGWIQCNPMALLANVVQCLGSTLVSLSDLNKDRIKKSFPPYKIGCIGITNMRETTLVWSKSTGLPIINYGIVWNDTRNLPLIRTLQETVSNETAKKITKKTGLPLFSTYFSCSKLKWLLENEPLVQKAYQEKDLMFGTVDTWLLYNLTVEKAFVSDITNASRTGFMDLNSLDYDDELLSFWRIDPKLVHLPKIVSCSEYYGQLTIPEFTKNLLSTEIWEELNRFKNSRVPIQGCIGDQSASLVGQLAFKTGSAKCTYGTGCFLLYNTGTEKMISEHGALTTPAYWFPNSTEQPEPHFALEGSIAVGGSVVQWLRDNLRLIPKSEHIGPLASRVRDSGGVVFVPAFNGLFAPYWDPDTRATIMGISQSTTASHIARAAIEGVCFQVRAILKAMGSDEVYGDSAYEKKNLATLAVDGGMSKSNEVMQIQADILGPCIKLRRSPIVECTALGAAIAANMAYKKEAERILWKDLNDVKKWIMYNGYDKDEGMPTIMHDNLAVFKSSIDDAERRKHWKLWQVAVKRSRGWLTDVDGEHEDVLEP